A single window of Oreochromis aureus strain Israel breed Guangdong linkage group 7, ZZ_aureus, whole genome shotgun sequence DNA harbors:
- the psmb7 gene encoding proteasome subunit beta type-7 isoform X1: MATLTAVRPAFGGFSFDNCKRNAVLEVEASKVGCSVPAARKTGTTICGVVFKDGVVLGADTRATEGMIVADKNCSKIHYISPNIYCCGAGTAADTEMTTQLISSNLELHSLSTGRLPRVATANRMLKQMLFRYQGYIGAALVLGGVDCNGPHLYSIYPHGSTDKLPYVTMGSGSLAAMAVFEDRYKPDMEEDAAKQLVRDAIAAGIFNDLGSGSNIDLCVITKSKVNYIRPHDEANKKGVRVTELEALKLTGDYKYKRGTTGVLTKAVTPIDLELLEESVQTMDTS, from the exons ATGGCGACACTGACAGCAGTCCGACCAGCTTTCGGGGGTTTCAGTTTCGACAACTGTAAAAG AAATGCAGTTTTGGAAGTTGAAGCTAGCAAAGTGGGTTGCAGCGTCCCTGCTGCTCGAAAAACAGGAACCACAATCTGCGGTGTTGTCTTTAAG GATGGAGTTGTCCTTGGAGCTGACACACGAGCCACTGAGGGAATGATAGTGGCAGACAAGAACTGCTCCAAGATCCACTACATATCCCCAAACATTTA CTGCTGTGGGGCAGGAACAGCTGCAGACACAGAGATGACCACTCAGCTTATCTCCTCCAACCTGGAGTTGCACTCCCTCTCCACAGGCAGGCTGCCACGTGTTGCCACCGCCAACCGCATGCTCAAACAGATGCTGTTCAG GTACCAGGGTTACATTGGTGCTGCCCTGGTCCTGGGTGGAGTAGACTGCAATGGCCCTCATCTTTACAGCATCTACCCTCACGGCTCCACTGACAAGTTGCCCTATGTTACTATGG GTTCTGGGTCCCTAGCTGCCATGGCAGTGTTTGAGGACCGTTACAAGCCTGACATGGAG gaGGACGCAGCCAAGCAGCTTGTGCGTGATGCCATTGCTGCAGGCATCTTTAATGATTTGGGCTCTGGCAGCAACATCGACCTGTGTGTCATCACCAAGAGCAAAGTGAACTACATCAGACCACATGATGAGGCCAACAAGAAAGGTGTCAG AGTCACTGAGCTTGAAGCCTTAAAGCT AACCGGTGACTACAAGTACAAACGGGGAACTACGGGTGTGCTGACCAAGGCTGTAACTCCAATTGACCTGGAGCTGCTGGAGGAGTCTGTACAGACCATGGACACCTCCTAA
- the psmb7 gene encoding proteasome subunit beta type-7 isoform X2 encodes MATLTAVRPAFGGFSFDNCKRNAVLEVEASKVGCSVPAARKTGTTICGVVFKDGVVLGADTRATEGMIVADKNCSKIHYISPNIYCCGAGTAADTEMTTQLISSNLELHSLSTGRLPRVATANRMLKQMLFRYQGYIGAALVLGGVDCNGPHLYSIYPHGSTDKLPYVTMGSGSLAAMAVFEDRYKPDMEEDAAKQLVRDAIAAGIFNDLGSGSNIDLCVITKSKVNYIRPHDEANKKGVRTGDYKYKRGTTGVLTKAVTPIDLELLEESVQTMDTS; translated from the exons ATGGCGACACTGACAGCAGTCCGACCAGCTTTCGGGGGTTTCAGTTTCGACAACTGTAAAAG AAATGCAGTTTTGGAAGTTGAAGCTAGCAAAGTGGGTTGCAGCGTCCCTGCTGCTCGAAAAACAGGAACCACAATCTGCGGTGTTGTCTTTAAG GATGGAGTTGTCCTTGGAGCTGACACACGAGCCACTGAGGGAATGATAGTGGCAGACAAGAACTGCTCCAAGATCCACTACATATCCCCAAACATTTA CTGCTGTGGGGCAGGAACAGCTGCAGACACAGAGATGACCACTCAGCTTATCTCCTCCAACCTGGAGTTGCACTCCCTCTCCACAGGCAGGCTGCCACGTGTTGCCACCGCCAACCGCATGCTCAAACAGATGCTGTTCAG GTACCAGGGTTACATTGGTGCTGCCCTGGTCCTGGGTGGAGTAGACTGCAATGGCCCTCATCTTTACAGCATCTACCCTCACGGCTCCACTGACAAGTTGCCCTATGTTACTATGG GTTCTGGGTCCCTAGCTGCCATGGCAGTGTTTGAGGACCGTTACAAGCCTGACATGGAG gaGGACGCAGCCAAGCAGCTTGTGCGTGATGCCATTGCTGCAGGCATCTTTAATGATTTGGGCTCTGGCAGCAACATCGACCTGTGTGTCATCACCAAGAGCAAAGTGAACTACATCAGACCACATGATGAGGCCAACAAGAAAGGTGTCAG AACCGGTGACTACAAGTACAAACGGGGAACTACGGGTGTGCTGACCAAGGCTGTAACTCCAATTGACCTGGAGCTGCTGGAGGAGTCTGTACAGACCATGGACACCTCCTAA